The Pseudomonas hefeiensis genomic sequence TGCTGGCCGTGGTTCGGCAACCTGACGCGCAACCCCGAGAGCGTGCAGGCCATGCGGGTAAGCAACGAACCGGCCACGGCTCACGGCCTGGTGCGGGCGATGGATTGGGAGCTCAAGGGCATCGAAGCCCAGGGCGAAAGCCTGAAAGTGGAATTCGTACTGCCCTATCCCGAAAACGGTCTCTCAGGCTGGCCCCATCAGGTAGACCTGACGCTGGCCATCGTGATGGACGAGCAGTTGCACATCCGTCTCACCAGCCATAACCGCGGCAGCGAGACCGTCAGCCTGAGCCAGGCACTGCACAGTTACTTCGCCGTCAGTGACGTGCGCAACGTGCATGTCGAAGGCGTGGATGGCTTGCGTTATATCGAAACTCTGGACAACTGGAATACCGTGACCCAGGCTGGCGATCTGCACTTTGCCGGCGAGACCGATCGCATCTATCTCGATACCCCACCGAAGCTGAGCATCGTTGACCCGCACTGGGAACGACGCATCGAACTGACCAGCAGCGGTTCACGCTCGGCGGTGATCTGGAACCCCTGGACCCAACGCGCCAAGGCCTTCAGCGACATGGCCGACGATGGCTGGCAGCGCATGCTGTGCATCGAGACGGCGAATGTGATGGACGATGTGGTGACGCTGCTGCCGCAGGCCAGTCA encodes the following:
- a CDS encoding D-hexose-6-phosphate mutarotase codes for the protein MPTPHVEAVKLDELNGWRIRHGQAELLVAQQGAHILSYQVDGQPPLIWLNDQATFKAGKSIRAGVPVCWPWFGNLTRNPESVQAMRVSNEPATAHGLVRAMDWELKGIEAQGESLKVEFVLPYPENGLSGWPHQVDLTLAIVMDEQLHIRLTSHNRGSETVSLSQALHSYFAVSDVRNVHVEGVDGLRYIETLDNWNTVTQAGDLHFAGETDRIYLDTPPKLSIVDPHWERRIELTSSGSRSAVIWNPWTQRAKAFSDMADDGWQRMLCIETANVMDDVVTLLPQASHTLGVSIGSKPL